In a genomic window of bacterium:
- a CDS encoding NAD-dependent malic enzyme — MEHTPAGTVRVPTVHRGPRLLSHAMFNKSTAFSLEERKAFGLEGLLPPVVSTMAQQAVRSYQSIVRKTEPLERYIGLAALQDRNEHLFYRVLLDHLEEFLPIVYTPVVGEACQKYSHIFRHARGIWITPEHRGRIDEVLGAAPFEDVRLIVVTDNERILGLGDQGAGGMGIPIGKLALYTTAAGIHPATTLPISLDVGTDNKALLEDELYIGYRRPRLRGPEYDALVDEFVQAVQKCFPRALLQWEDFKKGTAFALLERYRETLPSFNDDIQGTAAVTVAALIAGTRVSGVPLKEQRIVILGAGAAGVGIGRLIRRTLQNAGVTGEKLANAVCCLDSKGLVVDDGSIRDMYKREMAWTPAQAEAFGLGAGQPRDLLSVVKALKPSVLIGTSGEPDTFTEDIVREAAKHVERPLIMPLSNPTSQSEAKPVDVIRWTDGRALVATGSPFAPVEHDGRTHVIGQGNNAFVFPGIGLGAIVSHAKVVTDGMLEAAAKALAEEVTPDDLATGSLYPRIGTLRRVTARVAGAVVAAALADDVAQRQLKPGEIPPAVRSAMWDPSYPELVPV, encoded by the coding sequence ATGGAGCACACGCCGGCGGGGACGGTCCGCGTCCCGACGGTCCACCGCGGACCCCGGCTGCTCTCGCACGCGATGTTCAACAAGTCGACGGCCTTCTCGCTCGAGGAGCGCAAGGCGTTCGGCCTCGAAGGGCTCCTGCCGCCGGTCGTCAGCACGATGGCGCAGCAGGCGGTCCGCTCGTACCAGAGCATCGTCCGCAAGACCGAGCCGCTCGAGCGCTACATCGGCCTGGCCGCGCTCCAGGACCGCAACGAGCACCTCTTCTACCGCGTCCTCCTCGACCACCTCGAGGAGTTCCTGCCCATCGTCTACACGCCGGTCGTCGGCGAGGCGTGCCAGAAGTACAGCCACATCTTCCGCCACGCCCGCGGCATCTGGATCACGCCCGAGCATCGCGGCCGCATCGACGAGGTCCTCGGCGCGGCGCCCTTCGAGGACGTGCGGCTCATCGTCGTCACCGACAACGAGCGCATCCTCGGCCTCGGCGACCAGGGTGCCGGCGGCATGGGCATCCCGATCGGCAAGCTCGCGCTCTACACGACGGCCGCCGGCATCCATCCGGCGACCACGCTGCCCATCAGCCTCGACGTCGGCACCGACAACAAGGCGCTGCTTGAGGACGAGCTCTACATCGGCTACCGCCGCCCGCGCCTGCGCGGGCCGGAGTACGACGCGCTGGTCGACGAGTTCGTGCAGGCGGTGCAGAAGTGCTTCCCGCGCGCGCTCCTGCAGTGGGAGGACTTCAAGAAGGGCACCGCGTTCGCGCTGCTGGAGCGCTACCGCGAGACGCTGCCGTCGTTCAACGACGACATCCAGGGCACGGCGGCGGTCACGGTCGCCGCGCTGATCGCGGGCACGCGCGTCAGCGGCGTACCGCTGAAGGAGCAGCGCATCGTCATCCTCGGCGCGGGCGCGGCCGGCGTCGGCATCGGCCGTCTCATCCGCCGCACGCTGCAGAACGCCGGCGTCACCGGCGAGAAGCTGGCCAACGCCGTCTGCTGCCTCGACAGCAAGGGCCTCGTGGTCGACGACGGCTCCATCCGCGACATGTACAAGCGCGAGATGGCGTGGACGCCGGCGCAGGCCGAGGCCTTCGGGCTCGGCGCCGGCCAGCCGCGCGACCTCCTGTCGGTCGTGAAGGCGCTCAAGCCGAGCGTCCTCATCGGCACCTCCGGCGAGCCCGACACCTTCACCGAGGACATCGTGCGCGAGGCGGCGAAGCACGTGGAGCGCCCGCTCATCATGCCGCTCTCGAACCCGACCAGTCAGTCCGAGGCGAAGCCGGTCGACGTCATCCGCTGGACCGACGGCCGCGCCCTCGTCGCCACCGGCAGCCCGTTCGCGCCGGTCGAGCACGACGGCCGCACCCACGTCATCGGCCAGGGCAACAACGCGTTCGTGTTCCCCGGCATCGGCCTCGGCGCGATCGTGTCGCACGCGAAGGTGGTCACCGACGGCATGCTCGAGGCGGCGGCGAAGGCGCTGGCGGAAGAGGTGACGCCGGACGATCTCGCCACCGGCAGCCTCTACCCGCGCATCGGCACCCTGCGCCGGGTGACTGCCCGCGTCGCCGGCGCCGTCGTGGCGGCGGCCCTTGCGGACGACGTCGCCCAGCGCCAGCTGAAGCCGGGCGAGATCCCGCC
- a CDS encoding DUF3459 domain-containing protein: MAQVPWWQEAVVYQIYPRSFLDRSGDGVGDLAGIRARLDHLVWLGVDAVWLSPVFRSPMADFGYDVADYCDVDPLFGSLAELEVLVAEAHGRGLKVLLDWVPNHTSDRHPWFLESRRGRTSPKRDWYVWRDPAPGGGPPNDWVAAFDVTRPAWTFDPDSGQYWLHLFLPEQPDLDWSNPEVVAAMHDVLRFWLDRGVDGFRVDVVHALAKDPALPDEPPDRRGIPHAVLNHHPSVGEILRDLRRFVDAYPGDRVLVGEVYLLLDERLEDYVARDRLHLGFDLPRCLHVEWSAAAWRERLLAVQARLAPGGGRPSLVLSNHDTPRHRTRFGSEARARAAAVLLLGLPGTPFLYAGEELGLEDAQVPPARRVDPGRRDGCRAPIPWDATPLHGWAAEPWLPWPPHAGEVHVAAQRAEPASMLHLYRRLLAARRASPALRGGTWRLLDAPGGVLAWERRSSVDRRVVAVNFASAPAACALAGTVEVASDGHGEGEAFAGVLASDTALVLR, translated from the coding sequence ATGGCGCAGGTGCCTTGGTGGCAGGAGGCGGTCGTCTACCAGATCTACCCGCGCTCGTTCCTCGACCGGTCCGGGGACGGCGTCGGGGACCTCGCCGGCATCCGGGCCCGCCTCGATCACCTGGTCTGGCTGGGCGTGGACGCCGTCTGGCTCTCGCCCGTCTTCCGCTCGCCGATGGCCGACTTCGGCTACGACGTCGCCGACTACTGCGACGTCGATCCGCTCTTCGGCTCCCTCGCCGAGCTCGAGGTCCTCGTCGCCGAAGCCCACGGCCGCGGGCTCAAGGTGCTGCTCGACTGGGTGCCGAACCACACCTCGGACCGTCACCCCTGGTTTCTCGAGTCGCGCCGCGGCCGCACCAGCCCGAAGCGGGACTGGTACGTCTGGCGCGACCCCGCGCCCGGCGGCGGGCCGCCGAACGACTGGGTCGCGGCGTTCGACGTCACCAGGCCCGCCTGGACGTTCGATCCCGACAGCGGCCAGTACTGGCTGCACCTCTTCCTGCCGGAGCAGCCCGACCTCGACTGGAGCAATCCGGAGGTCGTCGCCGCCATGCACGACGTCCTGCGTTTCTGGCTCGACCGCGGCGTCGACGGCTTCCGCGTCGACGTCGTGCACGCGCTGGCGAAGGACCCGGCGCTGCCGGACGAGCCGCCCGACCGCCGCGGCATCCCGCACGCGGTGCTGAACCACCACCCTTCGGTCGGCGAGATCCTGCGCGACCTGCGCCGGTTCGTCGACGCGTACCCGGGCGACCGCGTCCTCGTGGGCGAGGTCTATCTCCTTCTCGACGAGCGCCTCGAGGACTACGTCGCCCGCGATCGCCTGCACCTGGGCTTCGACCTGCCGCGGTGCCTGCACGTGGAGTGGAGCGCCGCCGCCTGGCGGGAGCGGCTCCTGGCCGTGCAGGCGCGCCTCGCCCCCGGCGGCGGCCGGCCGTCGCTCGTGCTCTCGAACCACGACACCCCGAGGCACCGCACCCGCTTCGGCTCCGAGGCGCGGGCGCGCGCCGCGGCGGTCCTGCTCCTCGGGTTGCCGGGCACGCCGTTCCTCTACGCGGGCGAAGAGCTCGGGCTCGAGGACGCACAGGTGCCGCCTGCGCGCCGCGTCGACCCGGGGCGGCGCGACGGCTGCCGCGCGCCGATCCCGTGGGACGCGACGCCGCTCCACGGCTGGGCGGCGGAGCCGTGGCTGCCGTGGCCGCCGCACGCGGGCGAGGTGCACGTCGCCGCGCAGCGCGCCGAGCCGGCGTCGATGCTGCACCTCTACCGGCGGCTGCTCGCGGCGCGGCGGGCGTCGCCGGCGCTGCGCGGCGGCACCTGGCGCCTCCTCGACGCGCCGGGCGGCGTGCTCGCGTGGGAGCGTCGCTCCAGCGTCGACCGGCGGGTGGTGGCGGTGAACTTCGCGAGCGCGCCGGCCGCGTGCGCGCTCGCCGGCACGGTGGAGGTCGCCAGCGACGGTCACGGCGAAGGCGAGGCGTTCGCGGGCGTGCTGGCGTCGGACACGGCGCTGGTGTTGCGCTAA
- a CDS encoding DUF262 domain-containing protein translates to MERDILQRGYEVKANETKLIRIIEGTNQYLVPHFQRPYTWQRKNWDTLWADVEALLGGEAPSETPREHFMGAIVTAPAHSVPEGVTKYLLIDGQQRLTTLLTMLAAIRDRARLLDDQKLANRIHELYLTNRYQDGLDQYKLLPTQGNEPQHNDRSAFMRIVDAEEQAHPGSALHTAYQHFARLLKPTTVERVNALANAVLAHVLLVSIVLERDDNPYAIFESLNAKGQPLSQSDLVRNFFFMSIDSSRHDHIYSTKWTPMERAIGRENMETYIRHFLIRRGTVVKEADVYFALKTEVEDRGREHAEPMLDELVKFSQHYVKFIDASREHSTDIRERLVRLQRLRATVCYPFLLNVFEDRASGKMTDREAIDILDVIENFVVRRYVCGTIRAELNEVFTALYRNASRFTRLGEGVREVLGSRNYPLDEEFFENLQTRKLYAVGEARDRARLILERLEECRAGKERVGTDNLTIEHIMPQTLTDWWREHLGPSVDETYELYLHTIGNLTLTAYNAELSNADFPKKAELLRESRLTLNSELPELSRWTREEIELRAKSLAERALEVWPNFAPHASARRHRAVRGTTPKRVVVLGEAFEVKSWQDVLRVTLTQLMLLGTEVIDQLLVEFPKNIRRSGTGLTAPKALSSELYYEGHLNAEQIYRLCSQIVQQVGLSSGEWHVDNE, encoded by the coding sequence ATGGAGCGGGACATCCTCCAAAGGGGCTACGAGGTGAAAGCCAACGAGACGAAGCTCATACGGATCATCGAGGGCACGAACCAGTACCTGGTCCCGCACTTCCAGCGACCCTACACCTGGCAACGCAAGAACTGGGACACCCTCTGGGCCGATGTCGAAGCGCTGCTCGGAGGAGAAGCACCGTCAGAAACGCCCCGGGAGCATTTCATGGGCGCGATCGTGACGGCGCCCGCCCACTCCGTACCGGAAGGGGTTACCAAGTACCTACTGATCGATGGCCAACAGCGCTTAACGACGCTACTCACAATGCTTGCCGCAATTCGGGATCGTGCGCGCCTACTCGACGATCAAAAGCTCGCGAACCGGATTCACGAACTCTACTTAACGAACCGGTATCAAGACGGGCTTGACCAGTACAAGCTCCTCCCCACTCAGGGCAATGAGCCACAGCACAACGATCGCTCCGCCTTCATGCGAATAGTCGACGCCGAAGAGCAGGCCCATCCAGGAAGCGCGCTTCACACCGCCTACCAGCACTTCGCTCGGCTCCTCAAACCCACCACCGTCGAGCGCGTCAACGCACTGGCGAACGCAGTACTTGCTCACGTCCTGCTCGTCAGCATCGTCCTCGAACGCGACGACAATCCATACGCGATCTTCGAGAGCCTGAACGCCAAGGGCCAACCCCTTTCCCAAAGCGATCTCGTCAGGAACTTTTTCTTCATGAGCATTGATTCCTCCCGACACGATCATATCTACTCAACGAAATGGACGCCCATGGAGCGAGCGATCGGACGAGAGAACATGGAGACCTACATTCGCCACTTCCTGATCCGTCGAGGGACGGTCGTCAAGGAGGCAGATGTCTATTTCGCGCTGAAGACGGAGGTCGAAGATCGAGGCCGAGAACACGCCGAACCCATGCTCGACGAACTCGTCAAGTTCTCGCAGCACTATGTGAAGTTCATCGACGCGAGTCGCGAGCATTCGACCGATATTCGCGAGCGTCTCGTGAGACTCCAAAGGCTCAGGGCGACGGTCTGCTACCCCTTCTTACTCAATGTCTTCGAGGATCGTGCATCCGGGAAGATGACGGATCGAGAAGCCATCGACATCCTCGATGTAATCGAGAACTTTGTCGTACGTCGCTACGTCTGCGGCACTATTCGCGCAGAGCTCAATGAGGTGTTCACCGCGCTCTATCGAAACGCGTCGCGCTTTACGAGGCTCGGCGAGGGCGTTCGAGAAGTTCTCGGCTCACGGAACTATCCCCTCGATGAGGAGTTCTTCGAGAATCTCCAGACGCGCAAGCTTTATGCGGTGGGCGAGGCCCGAGATCGCGCGCGCCTCATTCTCGAACGCCTTGAGGAGTGCCGCGCAGGCAAAGAGCGGGTCGGAACCGACAACTTGACGATCGAACACATCATGCCTCAGACGCTCACGGACTGGTGGCGCGAACACCTCGGCCCGAGCGTCGACGAGACGTACGAACTCTATCTGCACACGATCGGGAACCTCACCCTCACTGCATACAACGCCGAACTATCAAACGCTGACTTCCCCAAAAAGGCCGAACTCCTGCGCGAGAGCCGACTAACCCTCAACTCCGAACTGCCCGAGCTCTCCCGTTGGACGCGAGAGGAGATCGAACTACGCGCAAAATCCCTCGCAGAGAGAGCGCTGGAAGTCTGGCCTAACTTCGCTCCGCACGCTTCCGCGAGACGCCACCGTGCAGTCCGAGGCACAACGCCGAAGCGGGTGGTTGTCCTAGGCGAAGCATTCGAGGTCAAGAGCTGGCAGGATGTCCTTCGAGTCACTTTGACACAGCTCATGCTGCTCGGCACGGAGGTAATCGATCAGCTGCTGGTCGAGTTCCCCAAAAATATTCGGCGTTCTGGTACCGGATTGACAGCCCCCAAGGCCTTGAGCAGCGAACTGTACTATGAGGGCCATCTGAATGCGGAGCAGATATATCGGCTCTGCTCACAGATCGTTCAGCAGGTCGGTCTTTCTTCGGGTGAATGGCACGTGGACAACGAATGA
- a CDS encoding glutathione S-transferase C-terminal domain-containing protein — protein MASDGLWRYYGAEISYFTGKVRPAFRMKRVPHLEVLSDAEVYRTVIRPRVGFDMIPVAVTPEDETVQDSSDILDALERRYPEPVLLPPTPLQRIAAHLVELYTDEFLLLPGIHWRWNYEESAAKARHDFVAIMGDPGALRFADAVKAFCLVAGVVPETIPAIETHVHALLALLEEHLAEHRWLLGAAPTLADCAMMGPFYAHFYLDAASGTLLRTTAPRTCHWIERTNHPDPAGFGPLAADDALPGGMRALLGMIGRDAMPMILDCVRAVDAAIDEGSYEIGREIPRVVGMHRGTVCGVAVDRVTLPYTLWMVQRVRGAWEALGDADRARVDRALAGTGCEALFAHVPRHRVERRPFKLHLAS, from the coding sequence ATGGCGAGCGACGGGCTCTGGCGATACTACGGCGCGGAGATATCCTACTTCACCGGCAAGGTGCGCCCGGCCTTCCGCATGAAGCGCGTGCCGCACCTCGAGGTGCTCTCCGACGCGGAGGTCTATCGCACGGTGATCCGCCCGCGCGTCGGCTTCGACATGATCCCGGTCGCGGTCACGCCCGAGGACGAGACCGTCCAGGACTCGAGCGACATCCTCGACGCGCTCGAGCGCCGCTACCCCGAGCCGGTGCTCCTGCCGCCGACGCCGCTCCAGCGCATCGCCGCCCACCTCGTCGAGCTCTACACCGACGAGTTCCTCCTGCTCCCCGGCATCCACTGGCGTTGGAACTACGAGGAGAGCGCCGCCAAGGCGCGCCACGACTTCGTCGCCATCATGGGCGATCCGGGCGCGCTCCGGTTCGCGGACGCGGTGAAGGCGTTCTGCCTCGTGGCCGGCGTCGTGCCCGAGACGATCCCCGCCATCGAGACGCACGTGCACGCGCTCCTCGCCCTGCTGGAGGAGCACCTGGCCGAGCATCGCTGGCTCCTCGGCGCCGCACCCACCCTGGCCGACTGCGCCATGATGGGGCCCTTCTATGCCCACTTCTACCTCGACGCGGCGTCGGGGACGCTGCTGCGCACGACGGCCCCCCGCACCTGTCACTGGATCGAGCGCACCAACCATCCCGATCCGGCGGGCTTCGGGCCGCTGGCCGCGGACGACGCGTTGCCCGGCGGCATGCGCGCGCTCCTCGGCATGATCGGGCGCGACGCCATGCCGATGATCCTCGACTGCGTGCGCGCGGTCGACGCGGCGATCGACGAGGGCAGCTACGAGATCGGCCGTGAGATCCCGCGCGTCGTCGGTATGCACCGCGGCACGGTATGCGGGGTGGCCGTCGACCGCGTGACGCTGCCGTACACGCTCTGGATGGTGCAGCGCGTGCGCGGCGCCTGGGAGGCGCTCGGCGACGCCGACCGCGCCCGCGTCGACCGCGCCCTCGCCGGCACCGGCTGCGAGGCGCTCTTCGCCCACGTGCCGCGCCATCGCGTCGAGCGCCGGCCGTTCAAGCTCCACCTCGCATCCTGA
- a CDS encoding sulfatase-like hydrolase/transferase, with protein MGRKILFITTDQQRYDALGCNGGTIARTPVVDRLAATGINFRRAHNQNVVCMPARSTMLTGQYVRTHGVTANGIPLPLDAPSVAEVLRQNGYRTSLIGKAHFEPAMDMKGKWFENRVGREGMSGPYRGFEHLELAMHVPLGSWHYSRWLQTEHPEATSGFAPLLSAAGGGETGAPEVAYNPIPREWYHTDWIADRTIAWLDALPADADWFCWMSFPDPHHPWDPPASEAKRVPWRELDLPPGHPGSKEKIVDILSQKPRHWLAWWEGRWRNYEGGPMTLVPKDLTDDQIREVNALTHVENELIDEACGRVLARVAARGWDADTDVFFTTDHGELQGDYGLLYKGPYHVDSLMRIPFVWKPAPSAGIAPAVIEEPVGQLDLAPTFCRIAGVAVPAWMEGAPLPTAPGSGRERVITEWDSQFAQIGMHLRTIYRDGFVCTVYEPTTRDQGWDLARMIAGGPIPLPDLGYDGSEGEIYDVRADPHQWRNLWSDPGYRTLRDELIADLRAHLPAGRATPLRVEAPA; from the coding sequence ATGGGCCGCAAGATCCTCTTCATCACCACCGACCAGCAGCGCTACGACGCGCTCGGCTGCAACGGCGGCACGATCGCGCGCACGCCGGTCGTCGACCGCCTCGCCGCGACCGGCATCAACTTCCGCCGCGCGCACAACCAGAACGTCGTCTGCATGCCGGCGCGCTCGACCATGCTGACCGGGCAGTACGTGCGCACGCACGGCGTCACCGCCAACGGCATCCCGCTGCCGCTGGACGCGCCGAGCGTCGCCGAGGTGCTGCGCCAGAACGGCTACCGGACGTCGCTCATCGGCAAGGCGCACTTCGAGCCGGCGATGGACATGAAGGGGAAGTGGTTCGAGAACCGCGTCGGGCGCGAGGGCATGTCGGGCCCCTACCGCGGCTTCGAGCACCTGGAGCTCGCGATGCACGTGCCGCTCGGCAGCTGGCACTACTCGCGCTGGCTGCAGACGGAGCATCCCGAGGCGACGAGCGGCTTCGCGCCGCTCCTGTCGGCGGCGGGCGGCGGCGAGACCGGCGCGCCCGAGGTCGCCTACAACCCGATCCCGCGCGAGTGGTATCACACCGACTGGATCGCCGACCGCACCATCGCCTGGCTCGACGCGCTGCCGGCCGACGCCGACTGGTTCTGCTGGATGAGCTTCCCGGACCCGCACCACCCGTGGGATCCGCCGGCGTCGGAGGCGAAGCGCGTGCCGTGGCGCGAGCTCGATCTGCCGCCCGGGCATCCCGGCTCGAAGGAGAAGATCGTCGACATCCTCTCCCAGAAGCCTCGGCACTGGCTCGCGTGGTGGGAGGGCCGCTGGCGCAACTACGAGGGCGGCCCGATGACGCTCGTGCCGAAGGACCTCACCGACGACCAGATCCGCGAGGTCAACGCGCTGACGCACGTCGAGAACGAGCTCATCGACGAGGCCTGCGGCCGCGTGCTCGCCCGCGTCGCCGCGCGCGGCTGGGACGCGGACACCGACGTCTTCTTCACCACCGACCACGGCGAGCTGCAGGGCGACTACGGGCTGCTCTACAAGGGCCCGTACCACGTCGACTCCCTGATGCGGATTCCGTTCGTGTGGAAGCCGGCGCCGTCGGCCGGCATCGCGCCGGCCGTGATCGAGGAGCCCGTCGGGCAGCTCGACCTCGCGCCGACGTTCTGCCGCATCGCCGGCGTCGCCGTGCCGGCGTGGATGGAGGGCGCGCCGCTGCCCACCGCGCCCGGCTCCGGCCGCGAGCGCGTCATCACCGAGTGGGACAGCCAGTTCGCCCAGATCGGCATGCACCTGCGGACGATCTACCGCGACGGCTTCGTCTGCACCGTCTACGAGCCGACGACGCGCGACCAGGGCTGGGACCTCGCGCGCATGATCGCCGGCGGCCCGATCCCGCTGCCGGACCTCGGCTACGACGGCAGCGAAGGCGAGATATACGACGTGCGCGCCGACCCGCATCAGTGGCGCAACCTGTGGAGCGACCCGGGCTACCGCACGCTGCGCGACGAGCTGATCGCCGACCTGCGCGCCCATCTGCCGGCCGGCCGCGCGACCCCGCTGCGCGTCGAGGCGCCGGCGTGA
- a CDS encoding sulfite exporter TauE/SafE family protein yields the protein MGWTLDVAGHAVSLPGVAALGLGVGWVAGMFGVGGGFLLTPLLTIAFGVPLEIAVGTGLCQMVGTAAAALLGHRSQGQGEVRCDLVLLLPSLLGVEVGAMALARLEDAGSVALGGGHIPLARLVAMLGYAVVLLVAAAMFGRGGRGDLEETVHARRGPLARIVLPPAIDLPAVPLRRVSAPLLAYLGLGLGVLSGFLGIGGGVALMPVLVYGLGFPLRQAAGTGILALCATATMGTLVHARRGHVDLELAMVLLVGSTLAAQLGARATRSASPRVLRRGFAGLILITVTAIGWDLARRARGGF from the coding sequence GTGGGCTGGACGCTCGACGTCGCCGGCCATGCCGTCTCGCTGCCCGGCGTCGCGGCGCTCGGGCTCGGCGTCGGCTGGGTGGCCGGCATGTTCGGCGTCGGCGGCGGCTTCCTCCTGACGCCGCTGCTCACCATCGCCTTCGGCGTGCCGCTCGAGATCGCCGTCGGCACTGGGCTCTGCCAGATGGTCGGCACCGCCGCCGCCGCGCTGCTCGGTCACCGCAGCCAGGGCCAGGGCGAGGTGCGCTGCGACCTCGTGCTGCTCCTGCCGAGCCTCCTCGGCGTCGAGGTCGGCGCCATGGCGCTGGCGCGCCTCGAGGACGCGGGGAGCGTGGCGCTGGGCGGCGGCCACATCCCGCTCGCGCGGCTCGTCGCGATGCTCGGCTACGCGGTCGTGCTGCTGGTCGCGGCGGCGATGTTCGGGCGCGGCGGGCGCGGCGATCTCGAGGAGACGGTGCACGCCCGCCGCGGTCCGCTCGCGCGCATCGTGCTGCCGCCGGCGATCGACCTGCCCGCCGTGCCGCTGCGGCGCGTGTCGGCGCCGCTGCTCGCCTATCTCGGGCTGGGGCTCGGCGTGCTGAGCGGCTTTCTCGGCATCGGCGGCGGCGTCGCGCTGATGCCGGTCCTCGTCTACGGGCTCGGCTTTCCGCTGCGCCAGGCCGCCGGCACCGGCATCCTCGCCCTGTGCGCCACGGCGACGATGGGCACGCTCGTCCACGCGCGCCGCGGCCACGTCGACCTCGAGCTCGCCATGGTCCTGCTCGTCGGCTCGACGCTCGCCGCGCAGCTCGGCGCGCGCGCCACCCGCAGCGCCTCGCCCCGCGTGCTCCGTCGCGGCTTCGCGGGGCTCATCCTGATCACCGTCACCGCGATCGGCTGGGACCTCGCCCGCCGCGCGAGAGGAGGGTTTTGA
- a CDS encoding MBL fold metallo-hydrolase encodes MRSVALLGVLVLFVSGCERMIDRQIEKNLGRADTALLQSPDMTVLLCGTGSPLPDPNRASACTAIVAGGEIVLVDTGPGSWEQVDLANLPTGAVGTVLLTHLHSDHIGDLGEAMTQSWIGGRKKQLDVYGPPGTARVVEGFDMAYSADEDARTAHHTEQYMPRGAANAVAHELVLGPEADASTVVFERNGLKVIAFRVDHAPIDGLGYRIEWKGRSVVLSGDTKKSASVVKHATGADILIHEALQPDIVKRSAGIARRMGNERLGHMANDILDYHTSVVEAAEVARDAKVPHLVLSHLVPAPTNWFTERIFLRGAGDVYAGEITVGADGMRFTLPPRPTS; translated from the coding sequence ATGCGATCGGTTGCGTTGCTGGGAGTGCTCGTCCTGTTCGTCTCGGGCTGCGAGCGCATGATCGACCGGCAGATCGAGAAGAACCTCGGCCGCGCCGACACGGCGCTGCTCCAGAGCCCCGACATGACCGTGCTCCTGTGCGGGACCGGCTCGCCGCTTCCCGACCCGAATCGCGCCTCCGCCTGTACGGCGATCGTCGCCGGCGGCGAGATCGTTCTCGTCGACACCGGCCCGGGCTCGTGGGAGCAGGTCGACCTCGCCAACCTGCCCACCGGCGCCGTCGGCACCGTGCTGCTGACGCACCTCCACTCGGACCACATCGGGGATCTCGGCGAGGCCATGACGCAGAGCTGGATCGGCGGCCGCAAGAAGCAGCTCGACGTCTACGGCCCGCCCGGCACCGCCAGGGTCGTCGAGGGCTTCGACATGGCCTACTCGGCGGACGAGGACGCGCGCACCGCCCACCACACCGAGCAGTACATGCCTCGCGGCGCCGCCAACGCGGTCGCGCACGAGCTGGTGCTCGGCCCCGAGGCGGACGCCAGCACCGTCGTCTTCGAGCGCAACGGGCTCAAGGTGATCGCCTTTCGCGTCGACCACGCGCCGATCGACGGCCTCGGCTACCGCATCGAATGGAAGGGCCGCAGCGTCGTCCTCTCCGGCGACACCAAGAAGAGCGCCAGCGTCGTGAAGCACGCGACCGGCGCGGACATCCTGATCCACGAGGCGCTCCAGCCGGACATCGTGAAGCGCAGCGCCGGCATCGCCCGGCGCATGGGCAACGAGCGCCTCGGGCACATGGCCAACGACATCCTCGACTACCACACCTCGGTGGTGGAGGCGGCCGAGGTCGCGCGCGACGCCAAGGTGCCGCATTTGGTGCTGAGCCACCTCGTGCCGGCGCCGACGAACTGGTTCACGGAGCGCATCTTCCTGCGCGGCGCCGGCGACGTCTACGCCGGCGAGATCACCGTCGGCGCGGACGGCATGCGCTTCACCCTGCCGCCCCGACCTACGTCGTAG
- a CDS encoding response regulator, with protein MLLLVDDNDDAREALAYLIEQTGCQVIEARDGEQALAVLRRGIRPGLILLDLMMPGLDGWAFRNEQRKLDGARDVPVVIYSGSPTVEEDARHLQVAGWLRKPLDFERLLRVVSEHCGV; from the coding sequence ATGCTGCTGCTCGTCGACGACAACGACGACGCCCGTGAGGCGCTCGCCTATCTCATCGAGCAGACGGGCTGCCAGGTGATCGAGGCCCGCGACGGCGAGCAGGCGTTGGCCGTCCTGCGCCGGGGCATCCGTCCCGGCCTGATCCTGCTCGACCTGATGATGCCGGGGCTCGACGGCTGGGCCTTCCGCAACGAGCAGCGCAAGCTCGACGGCGCGCGCGACGTGCCGGTCGTGATCTACTCCGGCTCGCCGACCGTCGAAGAGGACGCCCGCCACCTCCAGGTCGCGGGCTGGCTGCGCAAGCCGCTCGACTTCGAGCGCCTGCTGCGCGTCGTCAGCGAGCACTGCGGCGTCTGA